A portion of the Streptomyces sp. YPW6 genome contains these proteins:
- a CDS encoding DUF2797 domain-containing protein — MTCGVRESGGGWRCAGLRWPGEAPELEWRRGGRRRVSVLAYGAGLGFRAVGERHCAGARGHVCPLGAVVPGRSTGGRCAECARLDRAHSVAADTMADDPRTYRVYLAWFGPGLVKVGITGEERGAARLRDQGAVAFSWLGRGPLMAARRTEEVLRAALGVPDRIPYAGKRAVRGRLPGPEERAGAVAELYERAAGLEGRGWPESLRRLPLDVVDQVGVFGLDRAPEAAPGGPVREGAPVPVRAVRELVDGGVVTGRLVAAAGPDLHLAVAGGGVVVLDTRLLTGWDLTAVARPAGLTGSDMGVPLIDIGGGGVQGGLF; from the coding sequence ATGACGTGTGGGGTCCGGGAATCCGGTGGCGGGTGGCGGTGTGCCGGGCTGCGGTGGCCCGGGGAGGCGCCCGAGCTGGAGTGGCGCAGGGGCGGGCGGCGGCGGGTGAGTGTGCTCGCGTACGGGGCCGGCCTCGGGTTCCGGGCCGTCGGGGAGCGGCACTGTGCGGGGGCCCGGGGGCACGTGTGCCCGCTGGGCGCCGTGGTGCCGGGGCGCTCGACCGGGGGGCGGTGCGCCGAGTGTGCGCGGCTGGACCGGGCGCATTCGGTGGCCGCCGACACGATGGCGGACGACCCCCGGACGTACCGCGTGTATCTCGCCTGGTTCGGCCCCGGCCTGGTCAAGGTCGGGATCACCGGGGAGGAGCGCGGGGCCGCCCGGCTGCGTGACCAGGGGGCCGTGGCCTTCAGCTGGCTGGGGCGCGGGCCCCTCATGGCCGCCCGGCGGACCGAGGAGGTGCTGCGGGCGGCCCTCGGGGTGCCCGACCGGATCCCGTACGCCGGGAAGCGGGCCGTGCGGGGGCGGTTGCCGGGGCCGGAGGAGCGGGCCGGGGCGGTGGCCGAGCTGTACGAGCGGGCGGCCGGGCTCGAAGGGCGCGGCTGGCCGGAGTCGTTGCGGCGGCTGCCTCTCGACGTCGTCGATCAGGTCGGCGTGTTCGGGCTCGACCGTGCGCCCGAGGCCGCCCCCGGGGGACCGGTGCGGGAAGGTGCGCCCGTGCCCGTCAGGGCTGTGCGGGAGCTGGTCGACGGGGGCGTGGTGACGGGGCGGCTCGTCGCGGCGGCCGGGCCCGATCTGCACCTCGCGGTGGCGGGCGGGGGCGTGGTCGTGCTGGACACGCGGCTGCTCACGGGGTGGGATCTGACGGCGGTGGCCCGCCCGGCCGGGCTGACCGGGAGCGATATGGGTGTCCCCCTCATCGACATCGGCGGCGGTGGTGTGCAGGGTGGGTTGTTCTGA
- a CDS encoding bifunctional glycosyltransferase family 2/GtrA family protein → MTTDSSLRSGPGTTGRRNSSRDAGDGTAHGRLPGREHLPARQYGPAASPAPVLDVVVPVYNEEKDLRPCVVRLHGHLARTFPYPFRITVADNASTDATPAVAAALAAELPGVRSVRLEEKGRGRALRTVWTASDAPVLAYMDVDLSTDLNALLPLVAPLISGHSDLAIGSRLTRSSRVVRGPKREFVSRAYNLILRSSLAAGFSDAQCGFKAVRREVAERLLPMVEDSGWFFDTELLVLAERAGLRIHEVPVDWIDDPDSTVHIVRTAAEDLKGVWRVGRALAVGALPLDRLARPFGDDPRDRALTGVERGLARQLVGFCAVGVLSTLFYLALYSLFRLGVGPQFANGGALLVSAVANTAANRRLTFGVRGRRGAARHQAQGLVVFAIGLALTSGSLAALGAATASPSHSTELAVLITANLAATVLRFLLLRAWVFPAGSHRAPDFEDVR, encoded by the coding sequence ATGACCACCGACAGCAGCCTCCGGAGCGGTCCCGGAACGACCGGCCGCCGCAACAGCAGCAGGGACGCCGGGGACGGCACGGCCCACGGCCGGCTGCCGGGCCGGGAACACCTTCCGGCCCGGCAGTACGGACCCGCGGCCTCCCCCGCCCCCGTGCTCGACGTCGTCGTCCCCGTGTACAACGAGGAGAAGGACCTCCGCCCCTGCGTCGTCCGCCTCCACGGCCATCTGGCGCGGACCTTCCCGTACCCCTTCCGTATCACCGTGGCCGACAACGCCAGCACCGACGCCACCCCGGCCGTGGCCGCCGCGCTCGCCGCCGAGCTGCCCGGGGTGCGGTCCGTACGGCTGGAGGAGAAGGGACGCGGGCGGGCCCTGCGGACCGTGTGGACGGCCTCCGACGCCCCGGTCCTCGCCTATATGGACGTCGACCTCTCCACCGATCTCAACGCGCTCCTCCCGCTGGTCGCCCCGCTGATCTCCGGCCACTCCGACCTGGCCATCGGCTCGCGGCTGACCCGGAGTTCGCGGGTGGTGCGGGGGCCCAAGCGGGAGTTCGTCTCGCGCGCCTACAACCTCATCCTGCGCTCGTCCCTCGCCGCCGGCTTCAGCGACGCCCAGTGCGGGTTCAAGGCGGTCCGGCGCGAGGTCGCCGAGCGGCTGCTGCCGATGGTGGAGGACAGCGGCTGGTTCTTCGACACCGAACTGCTCGTCCTCGCCGAGCGGGCCGGGCTGCGCATCCACGAGGTGCCCGTCGACTGGATCGACGACCCCGACTCGACCGTCCACATCGTGCGGACGGCCGCCGAGGACCTGAAGGGCGTGTGGCGGGTCGGGCGGGCGCTGGCCGTGGGCGCGCTGCCGCTGGACCGGCTGGCCCGGCCCTTCGGGGACGACCCGCGCGACCGGGCGCTGACCGGGGTGGAGCGCGGACTGGCCCGTCAGCTCGTCGGGTTCTGCGCCGTGGGCGTCCTGTCCACCCTCTTCTACCTCGCCCTCTACTCCCTCTTCCGGCTCGGCGTCGGCCCGCAGTTCGCCAACGGCGGCGCGCTGCTCGTCTCCGCCGTCGCCAACACCGCAGCCAACCGCCGGCTCACCTTCGGGGTACGCGGGCGGCGCGGAGCGGCCCGCCATCAGGCCCAGGGCCTCGTCGTCTTCGCGATCGGCCTCGCGCTGACCAGCGGCTCCCTCGCGGCGCTCGGCGCGGCCACCGCCTCGCCCTCGCACTCCACCGAGCTGGCCGTCCTGATCACCGCCAACCTCGCCGCCACCGTGCTGCGCTTCCTGCTCCTGCGCGCCTGGGTCTTCCCGGCCGGCTCCCACCGCGCCCCCGACTTCGAGGACGTCCGATGA
- a CDS encoding fasciclin domain-containing protein, translating to MTAFRYRRAALALTAAAVLPLTLTACGGDDSSSDAAADKAASSAPAEDTSSAPAEGAAPADGPFGPACASVPKDGAGSFDGMAQDPVATAASNNPALSTLVTAVKKAGLVDTLNNAENITVFAPTNDAFAKIPKADLDKVLADKDMLTNILTYHVVGEKLSPTQLESGTYDTLQKSTLTTKGSGEDYTVNDTSKVVCGNVPTANATVYIVDTVLMPKS from the coding sequence GTGACTGCCTTTCGCTACCGCCGCGCGGCCCTGGCCCTCACCGCCGCCGCCGTCCTCCCCCTCACGCTGACCGCCTGCGGCGGGGACGACAGCTCCTCCGACGCCGCCGCCGACAAGGCCGCCTCCTCCGCCCCCGCGGAGGACACGTCGAGCGCGCCGGCCGAAGGCGCGGCCCCCGCGGACGGCCCGTTCGGCCCGGCCTGCGCTTCCGTACCGAAGGACGGCGCGGGATCCTTCGACGGCATGGCCCAGGACCCGGTCGCCACCGCCGCCTCGAACAACCCGGCCCTGTCCACCCTGGTCACCGCGGTGAAGAAGGCCGGCCTCGTCGACACCCTCAACAACGCCGAGAACATCACCGTGTTCGCGCCGACCAACGACGCCTTCGCGAAGATCCCGAAGGCCGACCTGGACAAGGTCCTGGCCGACAAGGACATGCTCACCAACATCCTCACCTACCACGTGGTCGGCGAGAAGCTCTCCCCGACGCAGCTGGAGAGCGGCACCTACGACACCCTCCAGAAGTCCACCCTCACCACCAAGGGCTCCGGCGAGGACTACACCGTCAACGACACCTCCAAGGTCGTCTGCGGCAACGTGCCCACCGCCAACGCCACCGTCTACATCGTCGACACCGTCCTCATGCCCAAGAGCTGA
- a CDS encoding amidohydrolase family protein: METGTVETGIDDVVRFRERLGLPGIIDVHTHFMPEQVLRKVWAYFDAAGPLTGLEWPITYRYEEERRLGLLRAFGVVRFTAMLYPHKPGMARWLNGWAADFADRTPDCLHTATLFPEEGVEVYVKEAVEAGARVFKSHLQVGAYDANDPLLDAVWGLLAEAGIPVVMHCGSGPAPGRFTGPEPIGRLLARHPRLRLIVAHMGMPEYAEFLALAEAYPEVRLDTTMAFTDFSERLSPFPAAERGRLADLGDRILLGTDFPNIPYPYVHQLEALERLGLGDAWLRAVCRGNAAALFGLPEA; the protein is encoded by the coding sequence ATGGAGACGGGGACCGTGGAGACGGGAATCGATGACGTGGTGCGGTTCCGGGAGCGGCTCGGGCTGCCCGGGATCATCGACGTGCACACCCACTTCATGCCCGAGCAGGTCCTGCGCAAGGTGTGGGCCTACTTCGACGCGGCCGGGCCGCTCACCGGGCTGGAATGGCCGATCACCTACCGGTACGAGGAGGAGCGGCGGCTCGGCCTGCTGCGGGCGTTCGGGGTGGTCCGGTTCACCGCCATGCTCTACCCGCACAAGCCCGGCATGGCCCGCTGGCTGAACGGCTGGGCCGCCGACTTCGCGGACCGGACCCCCGACTGCCTGCACACCGCGACCCTCTTCCCGGAGGAGGGCGTGGAGGTGTACGTGAAGGAGGCCGTCGAGGCGGGGGCCCGGGTGTTCAAGTCGCACCTTCAGGTGGGCGCGTACGACGCCAACGATCCCTTGCTGGACGCCGTGTGGGGGCTGCTCGCGGAGGCCGGGATCCCGGTGGTCATGCACTGCGGGTCCGGGCCCGCTCCGGGGAGGTTCACCGGGCCGGAGCCGATCGGGCGGCTACTGGCCCGGCACCCGCGGCTGCGGCTGATCGTCGCGCACATGGGGATGCCGGAGTACGCGGAGTTCCTGGCGCTGGCGGAGGCGTACCCGGAGGTCCGGCTGGACACGACCATGGCGTTCACCGACTTCAGCGAGCGGCTCAGCCCCTTCCCGGCGGCCGAGCGCGGGCGGCTCGCGGACCTCGGGGACCGCATCCTGCTGGGGACGGACTTCCCGAACATCCCCTACCCGTACGTCCATCAGCTGGAGGCGCTGGAGCGGCTCGGTCTGGGCGATGCGTGGTTGCGGGCTGTCTGCCGGGGGAACGCCGCCGCGTTGTTCGGGCTGCCGGAGGCCTGA
- a CDS encoding glycosyltransferase family 39 protein, translating to MTTITAPAPPAAVPPAPVSGPRWARPALYGLLLAVGLAYFFNLSASGYANSFYSAAVQAGSQSWKAFFFGSLDSAGAITVDKPPAALWPMALSVRLFGLNSWAILAPQVLMALATAAVLNSAVRRRFGPVAGLIAVGVFALTPVAALMFRFNNPDALLALLMTVTVWCVLRALEQGRTKWLLWAGAAVGLAFLTKTLQAFLILPPLAVLYAVCAPVPVRRRIGQLALSGLTMVVAGGWWVAIVELMPASSRPYVGGSQNNSFLELTFGYNGLGRINGEETGSVGGGGGRGGGGWGETGIGRMFNSEIGGQIAWLLPAALILLVAGLWLTRKAGRTDSARAAFIAWGGALVMTAAVFSFMAGIFHQYYTVALAPYIAALVAMGVAVLWEERSSWWPRAVLAGTVLVTVLWAYVLLGRTPDYLPWLRWAVFAGGVAGALGLLVAGRFGGRGLSLAAVGLSCVASLAGPAAYTVSTLNSGHQGSIVTAGPSAGFGMGGPGGGRGGPGGPGGGDGGQRGGLQQPPGQGQGQGQGQGQGQGQGQGWAPGQAQGQGNRPGSATGGMPTPPGGAGTAAGDGTRGGGAGGGMGGLLNGATVDAEAKALLAKDADDYTWVAAAVGAQNAASYQLSTGEPVMAVGGFNGSDPSPTLAQFKEYVADGRIHYFVSGGGMGGGRGGGPGGMGSSGTSSQISSWVTENFTEVTVGSATFYDLTQPTS from the coding sequence ATGACCACGATCACCGCTCCCGCGCCTCCGGCCGCCGTGCCGCCCGCGCCCGTCAGCGGGCCCCGCTGGGCGCGCCCCGCCCTGTACGGGCTGCTGCTCGCCGTGGGCCTCGCGTACTTCTTCAACCTCAGTGCTTCCGGTTACGCCAACTCCTTCTACTCCGCCGCCGTTCAGGCGGGCAGCCAGAGCTGGAAGGCGTTCTTCTTCGGCTCGCTGGACTCCGCAGGCGCCATCACCGTCGACAAGCCCCCGGCCGCCCTCTGGCCGATGGCCCTCTCCGTACGGCTCTTCGGGCTCAACTCCTGGGCGATCCTGGCCCCCCAGGTGCTGATGGCGCTCGCCACGGCGGCGGTGCTCAACTCCGCCGTACGCCGCCGCTTCGGTCCGGTCGCCGGACTGATCGCGGTCGGGGTCTTCGCCCTGACGCCGGTCGCCGCGCTGATGTTCCGCTTCAACAACCCGGACGCGCTCCTCGCCCTGCTGATGACCGTGACCGTGTGGTGCGTGCTGCGGGCGCTGGAGCAGGGGCGCACGAAGTGGCTGCTGTGGGCGGGGGCGGCGGTGGGGCTCGCGTTCCTGACGAAGACCCTCCAGGCGTTCCTGATCCTGCCGCCGCTGGCCGTGCTGTACGCGGTGTGCGCCCCGGTCCCCGTACGGAGGCGGATCGGCCAGCTCGCCCTCTCCGGACTGACGATGGTGGTCGCCGGTGGCTGGTGGGTCGCGATCGTCGAGCTGATGCCGGCCTCCTCGCGGCCGTACGTCGGTGGCTCGCAGAACAACTCGTTCCTGGAGCTGACCTTCGGCTACAACGGGCTCGGCCGCATCAACGGCGAGGAGACCGGAAGCGTGGGCGGCGGCGGTGGCCGCGGGGGCGGTGGCTGGGGCGAGACCGGCATCGGCCGGATGTTCAATTCCGAGATCGGCGGCCAGATCGCGTGGCTGCTACCGGCCGCGCTGATCCTGCTGGTGGCCGGTCTCTGGCTGACCCGGAAGGCGGGGCGGACGGACTCCGCCCGGGCCGCGTTCATCGCCTGGGGCGGGGCGTTGGTGATGACCGCCGCGGTGTTCAGCTTCATGGCCGGGATCTTCCACCAGTACTACACGGTGGCCCTCGCCCCGTACATCGCCGCACTCGTGGCCATGGGGGTGGCGGTGCTCTGGGAGGAGCGGTCGTCCTGGTGGCCGCGTGCGGTGCTCGCCGGCACGGTCCTCGTGACGGTGCTCTGGGCGTACGTCCTGCTGGGCCGCACCCCGGACTACCTGCCGTGGCTGCGCTGGGCGGTGTTCGCGGGCGGGGTCGCCGGTGCGCTGGGACTGCTGGTCGCGGGCCGGTTCGGCGGGCGGGGTCTGAGCCTGGCCGCGGTGGGGCTGAGCTGCGTGGCGTCGCTGGCGGGGCCGGCCGCGTACACCGTCTCCACCCTGAACAGCGGCCACCAGGGGTCGATCGTGACCGCCGGTCCTTCGGCCGGGTTCGGCATGGGCGGGCCCGGTGGCGGCCGGGGCGGCCCCGGGGGGCCCGGGGGTGGTGACGGCGGGCAGCGCGGCGGCCTGCAGCAGCCTCCCGGCCAGGGCCAGGGCCAGGGCCAGGGACAAGGCCAGGGACAGGGACAAGGCCAGGGGTGGGCTCCGGGGCAGGCCCAGGGGCAGGGGAACCGGCCGGGTAGCGCGACGGGCGGCATGCCCACGCCGCCGGGTGGTGCCGGTACGGCCGCCGGCGACGGCACGAGGGGCGGCGGCGCGGGCGGAGGCATGGGCGGCCTCCTGAACGGCGCGACCGTCGACGCCGAGGCGAAGGCGCTCCTGGCGAAGGACGCGGACGACTACACCTGGGTCGCCGCGGCCGTCGGCGCCCAGAACGCGGCCAGCTACCAACTCTCGACCGGGGAACCGGTGATGGCGGTCGGCGGGTTCAACGGGAGCGACCCGTCGCCGACGCTCGCCCAGTTCAAGGAGTACGTGGCGGACGGCAGGATCCACTACTTCGTCTCGGGCGGCGGAATGGGCGGCGGCAGGGGCGGCGGGCCCGGAGGCATGGGTTCCTCCGGCACCTCCTCGCAGATCTCCTCCTGGGTGACGGAGAACTTCACCGAGGTCACCGTCGGCAGCGCCACGTTCTACGACCTGACACAGCCCACGAGCTGA
- a CDS encoding serine hydrolase, producing MTTTTLHTLLDTHIARGSMPGAVALVARGGRVEAVSAGTAGLAGSAPMRRDSLFRIASITKPIVAAAAMTLVEDGLIAPADPVAAWLPELASPLVVRTPQSPVDDVVSAVRPITLLDLLTFRAGYGFPSDFSLPAVAPLFAELKQGPPQPQAGLAPDAWTAELSRLPLLHQPGDGWLYNTCSDILGVLVARVADRPLPGYLSERIFEPLGMKDTGFWVEPAALDRFTSLYRAGAGGDGDEPELVDAPDGQWSSPPPFPSGAGGLVSTVDDWYAFGRMLLAEGLNDAGDRVLAGESVRQMITDHLTPEQRAASGLFTEGQGWGFGGAVDVEIAAPWNVPGRYGWVGGTGTTAHVIPATGTVAVLLTQMEMGGPAAPEVMRDFWTYAAGF from the coding sequence ATGACCACCACCACCCTGCACACACTGCTGGACACCCACATCGCCAGGGGCTCGATGCCGGGCGCGGTGGCGCTGGTCGCCCGGGGCGGGCGGGTCGAGGCCGTGTCGGCGGGTACGGCCGGCCTCGCCGGGTCGGCGCCGATGCGGCGGGACTCGCTGTTCCGCATCGCCTCGATCACCAAACCGATCGTGGCGGCGGCCGCCATGACGCTCGTCGAGGACGGTCTGATCGCGCCCGCCGACCCGGTCGCGGCGTGGCTGCCCGAGCTGGCCTCGCCCCTGGTCGTCCGGACCCCGCAGAGCCCGGTCGACGACGTGGTGTCGGCGGTCCGCCCGATCACCCTCCTGGACCTGCTGACGTTCCGGGCCGGCTACGGCTTCCCGTCCGACTTCTCGCTCCCGGCCGTCGCGCCGCTGTTCGCGGAGCTGAAGCAGGGGCCGCCGCAGCCGCAGGCCGGTCTCGCACCGGACGCCTGGACGGCCGAGCTGTCCCGCCTCCCCCTGCTGCACCAGCCGGGCGACGGCTGGCTCTACAACACGTGCTCCGACATCCTCGGCGTCCTCGTCGCCCGCGTCGCCGACCGCCCGCTGCCCGGGTATCTGTCGGAGCGGATCTTCGAGCCCCTCGGCATGAAGGACACCGGGTTCTGGGTGGAGCCCGCCGCGCTGGACCGGTTCACCAGCCTCTACCGGGCCGGGGCGGGCGGGGACGGGGACGAGCCCGAGCTGGTCGACGCCCCGGACGGACAGTGGAGCAGCCCGCCGCCGTTCCCGTCCGGCGCCGGAGGCCTCGTCTCGACCGTCGACGACTGGTACGCCTTCGGCCGGATGCTGCTCGCCGAGGGCCTGAACGACGCCGGTGACCGGGTGCTGGCCGGCGAGTCCGTCCGCCAGATGATCACCGACCACCTGACCCCGGAGCAGCGCGCCGCGAGCGGGCTGTTCACGGAGGGCCAGGGCTGGGGGTTCGGCGGCGCGGTGGACGTCGAGATCGCCGCCCCCTGGAACGTGCCCGGCCGCTACGGCTGGGTCGGCGGCACCGGCACCACGGCCCACGTCATCCCCGCCACGGGCACGGTCGCCGTCCTCCTCACCCAGATGGAGATGGGCGGACCGGCCGCACCCGAGGTGATGCGGGACTTCTGGACGTACGCGGCCGGCTTCTGA
- a CDS encoding cell wall metabolism sensor histidine kinase WalK, with protein MARRPWTLRTRLVVSAVSLIAVVAAVIGSVTAIAFHSYMYGKLDDQLHSVAERAGRPPGPGPLPGTLREAGPLGFVGGGGQPLGTFGALVDADGEVTASKVVEDSGLRAQESAEPLTAEQRAALEKAAPGAGDGTRSVDLPGLGGYRVEATTTAEGDTVLVGIPSAEVSGALTTLIVVEVCVTAAGLIAASIAGTVLVGVALRPLRRVAATATRVSELPLHRGEVALLERVPDAEADPRTEVGQVGAALNRMLGHVGSALAARQESETRVRQFVADASHELRTPLASIRGYAELTRRAGGGGAHPEPGMADRGAGAGTGRAPAARGTGAGSRPDPAVLGTGAGPGPGFVARHAGAGPESEAVIRHALGRIESEADRMTGLVEDLLLLARLDAGRPLSYGSIDLLPLVVDAVSDARAADGTGGEGAGVEATDFVGTGVEGTGVEGPSCEGRGVAGPGLVGPGPVGPGSEETGSEGPRFEGAGVVGPGPVGPGPVGPGAEAGARHRWRLELPGAAEPVTVRADPERIQQVLVNLLANARTHTPPGTTVTVSVQPPARGAGPVLLEVRDDGPGIPRELLPHVFERFARGDASRTRGADGGGATGSTGLGLAIVQAVVAAHDGRVRVESAPGRTVFTVELPAAADVDRVDSQPGDRLTTSV; from the coding sequence ATGGCGCGCAGGCCCTGGACGCTGCGGACCCGGCTCGTGGTGTCGGCCGTGTCCCTGATCGCCGTCGTCGCTGCGGTCATCGGGTCCGTCACCGCGATCGCCTTCCACAGCTACATGTACGGCAAGCTCGACGACCAGCTGCACTCCGTCGCCGAGCGGGCCGGGCGGCCGCCCGGCCCGGGCCCGTTGCCCGGGACGCTGCGCGAGGCGGGCCCGCTCGGCTTCGTCGGCGGCGGCGGGCAGCCGCTCGGCACGTTCGGGGCGCTCGTCGACGCCGACGGGGAGGTCACCGCGTCGAAGGTCGTCGAGGACAGCGGGCTCCGCGCCCAGGAGAGCGCCGAGCCGCTGACCGCCGAGCAGCGGGCCGCGCTGGAGAAGGCCGCCCCGGGAGCCGGTGACGGTACCCGGAGCGTCGATCTGCCCGGCCTCGGCGGCTACCGGGTCGAGGCCACGACCACCGCCGAGGGGGACACCGTTCTCGTCGGCATCCCCAGCGCCGAGGTGAGCGGGGCGCTGACCACCCTGATCGTCGTCGAGGTCTGTGTCACCGCCGCCGGGCTCATCGCCGCCTCGATCGCGGGCACCGTGCTCGTCGGGGTCGCCCTGCGTCCCTTGCGCCGGGTCGCCGCCACGGCCACCCGGGTCTCCGAACTCCCCCTGCACCGAGGCGAGGTGGCGCTCCTCGAACGCGTCCCGGACGCCGAGGCCGATCCCCGTACCGAGGTCGGGCAGGTGGGAGCCGCCCTCAACCGGATGCTGGGGCACGTCGGTTCCGCCCTCGCCGCCCGCCAGGAGAGCGAGACGCGCGTCCGGCAGTTCGTCGCCGACGCCAGCCATGAACTGCGCACGCCGCTCGCCTCGATCCGGGGGTACGCCGAGCTGACCCGCCGCGCCGGCGGGGGAGGCGCACACCCGGAGCCGGGGATGGCCGACCGGGGCGCGGGGGCGGGTACGGGGCGTGCCCCGGCTGCCCGGGGCACGGGGGCGGGTTCACGGCCTGATCCGGCTGTCCTGGGTACGGGAGCGGGGCCGGGGCCCGGCTTCGTCGCCCGGCACGCGGGGGCCGGTCCGGAGTCCGAGGCCGTCATCCGGCACGCGCTGGGGCGGATCGAGTCGGAGGCGGACCGGATGACGGGCCTGGTCGAGGATCTGCTGCTGCTGGCCCGGCTGGACGCCGGGCGTCCGCTCTCGTACGGCAGCATCGATCTGCTGCCGCTGGTCGTGGACGCGGTGAGTGACGCACGGGCGGCGGACGGCACGGGGGGCGAGGGAGCGGGCGTCGAGGCGACGGACTTCGTGGGGACGGGCGTCGAGGGGACAGGCGTCGAGGGACCGAGCTGTGAGGGGAGGGGCGTTGCCGGCCCAGGGCTCGTCGGTCCGGGGCCCGTCGGTCCGGGCTCTGAGGAAACGGGCTCTGAGGGACCGCGCTTTGAGGGAGCCGGCGTTGTCGGTCCGGGGCCTGTCGGTCCGGGGCCTGTCGGCCCGGGAGCCGAGGCGGGCGCCCGGCACCGCTGGCGGCTCGAACTGCCCGGGGCCGCCGAGCCCGTGACCGTACGCGCGGACCCCGAGCGGATCCAGCAGGTGCTCGTCAACCTCCTCGCCAACGCCCGTACGCACACCCCGCCGGGGACCACCGTGACGGTCTCCGTGCAGCCGCCCGCGCGCGGTGCGGGGCCGGTGCTGCTGGAGGTACGGGACGACGGGCCCGGCATCCCCCGCGAACTGCTGCCGCACGTCTTCGAACGGTTCGCGCGGGGGGACGCCTCCCGGACACGGGGTGCGGACGGCGGCGGAGCGACCGGTTCGACCGGTCTCGGACTCGCCATCGTTCAGGCCGTCGTCGCCGCGCACGACGGCCGCGTACGGGTGGAGTCGGCGCCGGGACGGACGGTCTTCACGGTCGAGCTGCCGGCCGCGGCCGACGTCGACCGCGTGGACTCACAGCCCGGGGACAGGCTCACCACATCGGTGTGA
- a CDS encoding response regulator transcription factor, whose translation MTTTTSPQGRTELLRPDRTPVRVLVVDDEAPLTELLSMALRYEGWEVRSAGDGAAAVRAARDFRPDAVVLDVMLPDMDGLAVLGRLRRDHADVPVLFLTARDAVEDRIAGLTAGGDDYVTKPFSLEEVVARLRGLIRRSGSAVAAGRGESTLTVGDLVLDEDSHEVSRGGQAIHVTATEFELLRFLMRNPRRVLSKAQILDRVWNYDFGGQANVVELYISYLRKKIDAGRSPMIHTRRGAGYLIKPGE comes from the coding sequence ATGACGACGACGACCTCGCCCCAGGGGCGTACCGAACTGCTCAGGCCGGACCGTACCCCTGTCCGGGTCCTGGTCGTGGACGACGAGGCGCCGCTCACCGAGCTGCTCTCGATGGCCCTGCGTTACGAGGGGTGGGAGGTGCGCAGCGCCGGGGACGGGGCCGCGGCGGTGCGGGCGGCACGCGACTTCCGGCCGGACGCGGTGGTCCTGGACGTGATGCTGCCGGACATGGACGGGCTGGCCGTGCTGGGCCGGCTGCGCCGTGACCACGCCGATGTGCCCGTGCTCTTCCTCACCGCCCGGGACGCCGTGGAGGACCGCATCGCCGGGCTCACCGCGGGCGGCGACGACTACGTCACCAAGCCGTTCAGCCTGGAGGAGGTCGTGGCCCGGCTGCGCGGGCTCATCCGCCGCTCGGGCTCGGCCGTCGCCGCCGGGCGCGGCGAGTCCACGCTGACCGTCGGGGACCTGGTGCTCGACGAGGACAGCCACGAGGTGAGCCGCGGCGGGCAGGCGATCCACGTCACCGCGACCGAATTCGAGCTGCTGCGCTTCCTGATGCGCAACCCGCGCCGCGTGCTCAGCAAGGCGCAGATCCTCGACCGGGTCTGGAACTACGACTTCGGCGGCCAGGCCAACGTCGTCGAGCTCTACATCTCCTACCTCCGCAAGAAGATCGACGCCGGGCGCTCTCCGATGATCCACACCCGGCGCGGCGCCGGTTATCTGATCAAGCCCGGTGAGTAG